AGGTGGCCATGATGATCGGGGTTTTGGTTTCCGGGCTTACAATCGGCTTTATCCTCTCGGTACTGCATCAAACTTATGTAATGGGCTCAGAACAACTTCCGGCACCTAAGGCCATTTTAATGAAGATGATAGTAGAGGGCATTATGTCGAATAACCTTCCATGGGATCTGATCTTTATCGGGGCAGGCGCTGCTGTGATGATCGAGTTCCTTGGACTGAACTCTTTGACTGTTGCAGTCGGTATTTATCTGCCGATTACAACAAGTGCCCCTATTATGGTTGGGGGGCTTGTCAAATGGCTTGTAGATTTCCGCAACAGGAATAAGGCACCGGAACTGGTGAAGTCCCGTGAAGAAACAGGAATTCTGTTTGCATCAGGTCTTATCGCAGGGGAATCTCTCCTAGGTGTGGTTATTGCCATTATCATTTGGCTGGCTCCAAATGCAATTGGGGATAATCCGCTCTTCACAAACAACCTTCTTCCAACAGTTGTCTTCTTATTCGTTGTAGCTTTGCTCTACTTTGTAATTATGAGAGCTAAACAAGTCAAGACCGGGAAATAGGTGGAAATGATGAGCTTTCTAAAATCAGTGAGAAGAAAAACCGCAGAAGACCGCAATCTTCTGGATATGAAACCAATGTTAAAAGATCATATCCGATTCGTTTCGGAGGAAGACCAAAGTCGTGTCGAGATCGAACGCAAAAATTGGCTCGAGCGCTTATCTGTTAAATGGATGAAGCAGCCTCCGACCCACAATATCCATCTGGACCCGTTGGGAGCAGCAGTTATCCGGCAGTGCGAGGGAACCCGGACAGTACAGCAAATTGCTGATCGGGTTTACGAAGAGTTTGGTGAAGAAGCAGAGCCTTTGCTTCCACGTTTAGTTAAATTTATTGAAATTATGGAACTTAATGACTGGCTTTCTTGGAAACAGGACGAGCCTTCATAAAGAACTGGACAAAGCCCGCTGAGACTTGATATGCTCCCCTCATAGTAGACAGTAGAAAAAACAAAAACATCTACTCTACAATGATGGGAGTTTTTACAATGTCCAAAAGGAGTCCAACTTCTTTAGAGGTAAAGCTACGTGTCGTAAAGCGATGTCTTCAGAATGAGACAAACCCAAGTTATGAGGCGAAACAGCTGGGAATAGACAAAAACACGGTAACAGATTGGGTAAGGAAGTATAAAGCAGATGGTCTTGACGGATTAAAGGAATCCAGAGGATGTAAAGCTTACTCAGAGGATCTGCAGCTGGCTGCAATCA
This Paenibacillus larvae subsp. larvae DNA region includes the following protein-coding sequences:
- a CDS encoding PqqD family protein, whose translation is MSFLKSVRRKTAEDRNLLDMKPMLKDHIRFVSEEDQSRVEIERKNWLERLSVKWMKQPPTHNIHLDPLGAAVIRQCEGTRTVQQIADRVYEEFGEEAEPLLPRLVKFIEIMELNDWLSWKQDEPS